In one window of Pseudodesulfovibrio sediminis DNA:
- the trpA gene encoding tryptophan synthase subunit alpha, with product MNPMQIKIEKANKQGKVGLIPFLPAGFPNREQFWKELEELDNAGASVIEIGMPFSDPVADGPVVEKASLKCLDDGINLAWIFDGLKERKGQFNAALLLMGYLNPVLQYGLDAFGAACKEAGVSGLIIADMPLEESDFVKEAIEPHGVSLVPLIGLNTTKERMALYADGAQGFCYFVSVLGTTGQRESLPTRIKEKLTEAKEVFDIPIALGFGIKHPDQLKEFEGLMDAAVFGSALITHIQSGNTSDSFMEPWK from the coding sequence ATGAACCCAATGCAAATAAAGATAGAAAAAGCAAATAAACAAGGGAAAGTTGGCCTTATTCCCTTTCTTCCCGCAGGCTTTCCCAATCGGGAACAGTTCTGGAAGGAATTGGAGGAACTGGACAACGCGGGCGCGTCCGTCATCGAGATCGGCATGCCCTTTTCCGACCCTGTGGCCGATGGGCCGGTAGTGGAAAAGGCGTCCCTAAAATGTCTGGATGACGGCATCAACCTCGCCTGGATTTTCGATGGTCTCAAGGAGCGCAAAGGGCAGTTCAATGCCGCCCTGTTGCTCATGGGCTATCTCAATCCCGTACTGCAATACGGGCTGGACGCGTTCGGCGCTGCCTGCAAGGAAGCCGGCGTATCCGGGTTGATTATCGCCGACATGCCGCTTGAAGAATCCGATTTCGTCAAGGAAGCCATCGAACCCCACGGCGTCTCGCTCGTCCCTCTGATCGGGCTGAACACCACCAAAGAGCGCATGGCTCTGTATGCTGACGGCGCACAGGGCTTCTGCTACTTCGTGTCCGTACTCGGTACCACCGGCCAGCGCGAATCCCTGCCCACCCGCATCAAGGAAAAACTCACCGAGGCAAAGGAAGTCTTCGACATCCCCATCGCGCTCGGATTCGGTATCAAGCATCCCGATCAGCTCAAGGAATTCGAAGGACTCATGGACGCCGCCGTGTTCGGCTCGGCACTCATCACCCATATCCAGTCCGGCAACACCAGCGACTCCTTCATGGAGCCGTGGAAATAG
- the trpB gene encoding tryptophan synthase subunit beta — MKKGYFGDFGGQFIPELLMPPLIELEEAMKTILPSEEFQTRFTAMLKENIGRPSAITYCPNLSKDLGLDLWLKREDLNHSGAHKINNTLGQGLLAKMMGKEVLLAETGAGMHGVATTVAAAMLDMKAVIYMGATDVVRQEPNVNRMRLMGAEIVSVESGTKTLKDAINEALRRWLADQENTHYCFGTAAGPYPFPELVREFQQIISKEARQQFMDRNDGDLPDVVVACVGGGSNAIGMFHNFVPDESVKIVGVEAAGTGEPGCDDSAPLDHGTDGVLHGMKTKLLQTEEGQILPSHSIAPGLDYPGVGPEHAHLQDIGRVDYTTINDSQAINAFKVLSQREGIIPALESSHAVAYAIENKDKLQGKSVLVCLSGRGDKDLGILDQIL; from the coding sequence ATGAAGAAAGGTTATTTCGGCGATTTCGGAGGCCAGTTCATCCCCGAACTGCTCATGCCGCCACTCATCGAGCTTGAAGAAGCCATGAAAACCATCCTCCCCAGTGAGGAATTCCAGACGCGCTTCACCGCAATGCTCAAGGAAAACATCGGCCGCCCCTCAGCCATCACATACTGCCCCAACCTCTCAAAGGACCTCGGCCTGGACCTCTGGCTCAAGCGCGAGGATCTTAACCACTCTGGCGCACACAAGATCAACAATACACTGGGTCAGGGCCTGCTCGCCAAGATGATGGGCAAGGAAGTGCTGCTGGCCGAGACCGGCGCAGGCATGCACGGCGTTGCCACCACAGTGGCCGCAGCCATGCTCGACATGAAGGCCGTCATCTACATGGGCGCCACGGACGTGGTTCGGCAAGAGCCCAACGTCAACCGCATGCGGCTCATGGGCGCTGAAATCGTCTCTGTCGAATCCGGCACCAAAACGCTGAAGGACGCCATCAACGAGGCCCTGCGCCGTTGGCTCGCCGACCAGGAGAACACCCACTACTGTTTCGGCACCGCAGCCGGACCGTATCCCTTCCCGGAGCTGGTCCGCGAATTCCAGCAGATCATCTCCAAGGAAGCACGCCAGCAGTTCATGGACCGCAACGACGGCGACCTGCCTGACGTGGTCGTGGCCTGTGTGGGCGGCGGTTCCAACGCCATCGGCATGTTCCACAACTTCGTGCCCGACGAATCCGTCAAGATCGTGGGCGTCGAGGCCGCTGGCACCGGCGAACCCGGTTGTGATGATTCCGCACCGCTGGATCACGGCACCGACGGTGTACTGCACGGCATGAAGACCAAGCTGTTGCAGACCGAGGAAGGACAGATTCTGCCCTCCCACTCCATCGCCCCCGGCCTGGATTACCCCGGTGTCGGCCCGGAACACGCGCACCTGCAGGACATCGGCCGTGTGGATTACACGACCATCAATGACAGTCAGGCCATCAACGCCTTCAAAGTGTTGTCCCAGCGCGAAGGGATCATCCCGGCACTGGAATCCTCGCATGCCGTTGCCTACGCCATCGAGAACAAGGACAAGCTGCAAGGCAAGTCAGTGCTCGTGTGTCTGTCAGGACGTGGAGACAAGGACCTCGGCATCCTGGACCAGATTTTGTAG